From Kangiella sp. TOML190, one genomic window encodes:
- a CDS encoding ABC transporter substrate-binding protein produces the protein MRLSKYWMLLASLVLVACGDENGSSDTQSSKAQPKTDCTISYGWESRKPYQFYENKKMRGIDVEILEQAAGKAGCQLNFVEKSWADLLEAVEKGTVDVLAGATPTEDRKQFADFSVPYREEAFALFIANSNSFSGDDLAQFVSFGNKIGVSSGYFYGGDVEILMQHPQYKSMFVGSTTNEASFYNVEYGRVHGVLVDPIEGRYIMKRRGFESKMKESKIKIPADSVAYMFSKKSKKLEKLNEIKMGVEQLVAAQTPQKVIAKYQ, from the coding sequence ATGCGACTCTCGAAGTACTGGATGCTATTGGCATCATTAGTGCTGGTTGCTTGTGGCGATGAAAATGGAAGCTCTGACACCCAAAGTTCCAAAGCACAACCCAAAACTGACTGCACCATAAGTTATGGTTGGGAATCTCGTAAACCGTATCAGTTCTACGAAAATAAGAAGATGCGAGGCATCGATGTTGAAATCCTTGAGCAAGCCGCTGGTAAAGCGGGTTGCCAATTGAATTTTGTTGAAAAATCTTGGGCTGATCTGCTTGAAGCAGTGGAGAAGGGCACGGTTGACGTCTTAGCCGGCGCAACACCAACCGAAGATAGAAAGCAGTTTGCGGATTTCTCAGTGCCTTATCGTGAAGAGGCTTTTGCCCTTTTTATCGCTAACAGCAACAGCTTTAGCGGCGATGATTTGGCACAGTTTGTGAGTTTTGGTAATAAAATTGGCGTTTCTTCCGGCTATTTTTACGGTGGCGATGTTGAGATCTTAATGCAGCACCCGCAGTACAAAAGTATGTTTGTGGGCAGCACTACCAATGAAGCCAGTTTTTACAATGTCGAATATGGCCGCGTGCATGGCGTCTTAGTGGATCCAATCGAAGGGCGCTACATTATGAAGCGCAGAGGCTTCGAATCTAAAATGAAGGAGTCGAAGATTAAGATTCCAGCAGATAGCGTAGCCTATATGTTTAGTAAGAAAAGCAAGAAATTAGAGAAGCTTAATGAAATTAAAATGGGGGTCGAGCAGCTAGTGGCTGCACAAACACCGCAAAAGGTGATAGCAAAATACCAATAA
- a CDS encoding NAD(P)H-flavin reductase, whose translation MTDSIEKDIEKLYEFEVRLVRKVSSDVYWVQLDPIDQLPPYSAGQYLLLELADGHLCPFSIASSPLQDVLELHIRRLPGHDEADKIISHLKHRNKVRLQMPFGCCLLTDAQRPAVFIAGGTGFAPFHSIVKTALMNGDKRPLILYWGAQTGEDLYLLEEPEKWANSVENLTFVPVLSGIDPKWQGRKGFVHHAFMLDYDDLSEMDIYVAGSEPMVMSVYQDLLDRGVDKANIHSDILHIKRDFGQLD comes from the coding sequence ATGACTGATTCTATTGAAAAAGATATTGAAAAGTTATATGAATTTGAAGTCCGTTTGGTACGAAAAGTCAGTAGCGATGTCTACTGGGTACAGCTGGATCCCATCGATCAATTGCCACCCTACTCAGCGGGTCAATATTTGCTGTTAGAGCTGGCCGATGGCCATTTGTGCCCTTTTTCCATTGCTAGCTCGCCGTTGCAAGATGTGCTTGAGCTGCATATCCGCCGCCTACCCGGTCATGACGAAGCCGATAAAATCATTAGCCATTTGAAACACCGCAACAAAGTCCGACTGCAAATGCCTTTTGGCTGTTGTCTACTCACCGATGCACAGCGCCCCGCAGTGTTTATCGCTGGCGGCACTGGTTTTGCGCCCTTTCATTCGATTGTAAAAACCGCCTTAATGAATGGTGATAAACGCCCTCTTATTCTCTATTGGGGCGCCCAAACCGGAGAGGATCTGTATTTATTAGAGGAACCCGAAAAATGGGCTAATTCCGTCGAAAACCTAACATTTGTGCCAGTTCTGTCGGGAATTGATCCGAAATGGCAAGGTCGTAAAGGCTTTGTTCACCATGCTTTTATGCTCGACTATGACGATTTAAGCGAAATGGATATTTATGTGGCAGGCTCTGAGCCGATGGTCATGTCGGTTTATCAAGACTTATTGGATCGCGGCGTTGACAAGGCCAATATCCATTCCGACATACTGCACATCAAGCGTGACTTTGGTCAGTTAGATTAA
- the ubiD gene encoding 4-hydroxy-3-polyprenylbenzoate decarboxylase → MQYKDLRDFISKLESMGELKRVSVEVDPNLEMTEICDRTLRAGGPAILFENVKGHSIPVLGNLFGTTRRVALAMGKEDLSGLRDLGELLAFLKEPKPPEGLRDAWEQLPVFKQVLNMAPKKVKKAPCQKIVFEGDEVDLAKIPVQTCWPGDAAPLMTWGLTVTKGPNQSRQNLGIYRQQVIGKNKLIMRWLAHRGGALDFKDWYEANPNEPFSVSVAFGADPATILGAVTPVPDTLSEYAFAGLLRGEKTEVVTSLGNDLQVPASAEIVLEGFIDPNEMADEGPYGDHTGYYNEVERFPVFTIERITMRENPIYHSTYTGRPPDEPAILGEALNEVFVPILQKQFPEISDFYLPTEGCSYRLAIVSMKKQYPGHAKRVMMGVWSFLRQFMYTKFVIVVDDDVNTRDWNDVIWALTTRVDPNRDTTLIDNTPIDYLDFASPVSGLGSKMGIDATNKWAGETEREWGEPIKMDPAVKAKVDSLWDSLAIMPKEDS, encoded by the coding sequence ATGCAATACAAAGACCTACGCGATTTTATTTCCAAGCTCGAATCTATGGGTGAGCTAAAACGTGTTTCAGTGGAAGTGGATCCGAATTTAGAAATGACGGAAATTTGCGATCGCACTTTGCGCGCTGGCGGTCCTGCGATTTTATTCGAGAATGTAAAAGGCCATTCGATCCCTGTTTTAGGTAATTTATTTGGTACTACTCGCCGCGTGGCTTTGGCGATGGGCAAAGAAGATTTATCGGGCTTACGCGATTTAGGTGAGTTATTGGCTTTCTTAAAGGAACCCAAACCGCCGGAAGGTCTGCGTGATGCTTGGGAGCAATTGCCGGTATTTAAGCAAGTGCTCAATATGGCGCCGAAAAAGGTCAAAAAAGCACCATGCCAAAAAATCGTGTTTGAAGGTGATGAGGTTGATTTGGCGAAGATACCCGTGCAAACCTGTTGGCCAGGCGATGCCGCGCCCTTAATGACTTGGGGTTTGACCGTGACCAAAGGCCCGAACCAATCGCGGCAAAATTTAGGCATTTATCGCCAGCAGGTGATTGGCAAAAATAAGCTAATTATGCGCTGGTTAGCCCATCGTGGCGGTGCACTGGATTTTAAAGATTGGTACGAAGCCAATCCTAATGAGCCCTTCTCTGTTTCGGTTGCTTTTGGTGCCGATCCTGCCACCATTTTAGGTGCGGTGACGCCCGTTCCCGATACTTTAAGCGAATATGCCTTTGCGGGTTTATTGCGCGGCGAGAAAACTGAGGTTGTAACGTCCCTTGGTAATGATCTGCAAGTGCCGGCTTCTGCTGAAATTGTTTTAGAGGGTTTTATTGATCCAAACGAGATGGCTGATGAAGGGCCTTACGGCGATCACACCGGTTATTACAATGAGGTTGAACGCTTTCCAGTATTTACCATCGAGCGTATAACCATGCGCGAAAATCCTATTTATCATTCGACTTATACCGGCCGTCCGCCCGATGAGCCAGCGATTTTAGGGGAAGCTTTGAACGAGGTTTTCGTGCCAATTTTGCAAAAGCAGTTCCCAGAAATTAGCGACTTTTACCTACCAACTGAAGGCTGTTCGTATCGTTTAGCGATAGTTTCGATGAAGAAACAATATCCGGGACATGCCAAACGCGTGATGATGGGCGTTTGGTCTTTCTTACGACAATTTATGTACACCAAGTTTGTGATTGTGGTGGATGATGACGTTAATACTCGCGATTGGAACGATGTGATCTGGGCGCTGACCACCAGAGTGGATCCAAACCGCGATACCACCTTAATCGACAATACGCCGATCGATTATCTCGATTTTGCGTCGCCAGTTTCGGGCTTAGGCTCGAAGATGGGGATCGATGCCACCAACAAATGGGCAGGAGAAACCGAGCGCGAATGGGGCGAGCCGATTAAGATGGATCCGGCAGTTAAAGCTAAGGTTGATTCTCTTTGGGATTCATTGGCTATTATGCCCAAGGAAGATAGCTAA
- the rho gene encoding transcription termination factor Rho yields MNLSELKKKNAQELAELTKAAGLEHMARMRKQDIIFGLLKNHAKSGEDIFGGGVLEILPDGFGFLRSAEGSYLAGPDDIYVSPSQIRRFNLRTGDTITGKIRPPKDGERYFALLKVAEINYDSPENSRRKILFENLTPLHPDERMRMERGNGSTEDITARVIDLASPVGKGQRALIVSPPKAGKTMMLQNIAQSITTLHPECIVIVLLIDERPEEVTEMQRMVQGEVVASTFDEPAARHVQVAEMVIEKAKRLVEHKKDVVILLDSITRLARAYNTVVPSSGKVLTGGVDANALQRPKRFFGAARNIEEGGSLTIIATALVDTGSKMDEVIYEEFKGTGNMELHLSRKIAEKRVFPAIDFNRSGSRKEDLLTTPDELQKMWILRKILHPMDELDAIEFLIDKMSLTKSNDEFFDAMKR; encoded by the coding sequence ATGAATTTATCCGAATTAAAGAAAAAAAACGCCCAAGAACTCGCTGAATTAACCAAAGCGGCTGGTCTTGAGCACATGGCGCGGATGCGCAAACAAGATATTATCTTTGGCTTACTCAAAAACCACGCAAAATCTGGCGAAGACATTTTTGGTGGTGGCGTGTTAGAAATCTTACCCGATGGTTTTGGATTCTTGCGCTCGGCCGAAGGCTCTTACTTAGCTGGTCCGGACGATATTTACGTCTCACCCAGCCAAATCCGCCGTTTTAACCTGCGTACCGGTGATACCATTACCGGCAAAATCCGACCGCCGAAAGATGGTGAGCGCTATTTTGCCCTATTAAAAGTTGCTGAAATTAACTACGACAGTCCTGAAAATTCTCGACGCAAGATCCTATTTGAAAACCTAACACCGTTACACCCTGATGAGCGGATGCGAATGGAGCGCGGCAATGGTTCGACCGAAGATATTACTGCGCGGGTGATTGATTTAGCCTCGCCGGTGGGTAAAGGTCAACGCGCCTTAATCGTATCGCCGCCCAAAGCCGGTAAAACTATGATGCTGCAAAATATCGCCCAGTCGATTACTACCCTGCATCCAGAATGTATCGTCATCGTATTATTAATTGACGAACGTCCGGAAGAAGTGACCGAGATGCAGCGAATGGTACAAGGCGAAGTGGTTGCTTCAACTTTCGATGAGCCTGCGGCGCGTCACGTCCAAGTAGCCGAGATGGTGATCGAAAAAGCCAAGCGTCTGGTCGAACATAAAAAAGACGTAGTCATTTTACTCGACTCTATTACGCGTTTAGCCCGCGCTTATAACACCGTAGTTCCATCATCAGGTAAAGTACTGACTGGTGGTGTGGATGCTAACGCCCTGCAACGTCCAAAACGTTTCTTTGGTGCCGCCCGTAATATCGAAGAAGGCGGCAGCTTAACCATTATTGCGACAGCGTTAGTAGATACGGGTTCCAAAATGGACGAAGTTATCTACGAAGAGTTTAAAGGCACTGGTAATATGGAACTGCACCTTTCGCGTAAAATCGCTGAGAAACGTGTCTTCCCAGCCATCGACTTTAACCGCTCTGGCTCACGCAAAGAAGACTTGCTGACCACGCCTGACGAACTGCAGAAAATGTGGATTTTACGCAAAATTTTACACCCAATGGATGAGTTAGACGCGATTGAATTCTTAATCGATAAGATGTCGCTCACAAAAAGTAACGACGAGTTCTTTGACGCCATGAAGCGTTAA